The segment TTATTCAAAAACCTGCAAAAAATCCGCATTGTTAAGTCCGACAGGCTGCTAGGCAAAAGAGACAGACAGACAGATTTTTTGCCATCTTGGAGTTCGTCCAGTTCTCCTCAGCAACCGAGTGCGCATAAACTTTCATAACTCATTGAATACATGAATATTATGTACAATTTACATGATAAAAATGCCCGTTATATAAAAATCATACTTGATAATTTAAACTGCTAGTTTAAATTATCGTGTGTATGCAATACTTGCCTAGATTGGTTGAGGAACGGTTGCGGCTCTACCGCAATACATTCCCGTGCGTGCTGATTGCCGGTGCCAGGCAGGTCGGCAAAAGCACGCTTTTGCAGCAACTGTTTGGCAATGAGTTCCGGACCTTTGTGTTCGACCCGGTGCAGGATTTATATCAAGTGCGCCGCGATCCAGACCTGTTTTTGCGCAACAATCCTCCCCCGCTGATCCTGGATGAAATCCAGTATGTCCCGGAGCTGGTTCCGGCCATCAAGCGTTATGTGGATTTGGAGCGAAGACCGGGACAGTTCCTGATCACGGGTTCGCAACAGTGGCACGTGATACAGCGCTTGTCGGAGTCGTTGGCTGGCCGCGTGGCCCCGCTGGATTTATCAGGCTTTTGCCTGGCTGAAACCCGGGCCGGACACACCTGGTTCGATACGTGGCTGACCATGGCACGGAAACCGGCAGCCGATGCCTTGCCGCTGCTGAGAAAGCGCCGCTCCGCCGGTCTATCCGCCACCGAGACAATCTGGCGCGGATCATTCCCGGAAGTGCAAACCCTGCCGGAAGCGGCCGTGCCAGGCTGGATGCAGGGATATGTGGCCACGTATCTGCAACGGGATGTGCGGTTGATTCTGGAGGCCCGCGATGAGATGCAACTGGCCGCCTTTCTATCCCTCTGCGCCACCCTCACGGCCCAGGAATGCAATTACAGCAAGCTGGGGAAGGATATTGGGCTATCCTCTCCCATGGCCAAGAAGTGGCTGAGCGTGATGCGACAGACTTACCAATGGACCGAACTACCCGCGTTTTCGCGCAACCCGGTCAAACGCTTGAGCCTGCGGCCCAAAGGGTACTTTGTGGATACCGGCCTGGCCTGCCA is part of the Verrucomicrobiota bacterium genome and harbors:
- a CDS encoding ATP-binding protein; translation: MQYLPRLVEERLRLYRNTFPCVLIAGARQVGKSTLLQQLFGNEFRTFVFDPVQDLYQVRRDPDLFLRNNPPPLILDEIQYVPELVPAIKRYVDLERRPGQFLITGSQQWHVIQRLSESLAGRVAPLDLSGFCLAETRAGHTWFDTWLTMARKPAADALPLLRKRRSAGLSATETIWRGSFPEVQTLPEAAVPGWMQGYVATYLQRDVRLILEARDEMQLAAFLSLCATLTAQECNYSKLGKDIGLSSPMAKKWLSVMRQTYQWTELPAFSRNPVKRLSLRPKGYFVDTGLACHLMRISSPQAVQGHPVFGALFETLVMQECLKQAQSLPVTPAWHHYRQHSGAEVDLIAELDGWLFPVEIKASSSVGPGDAIGMDTFRQFAPGRVGLGLVIYAGKEVLQISEQCLAVPFDLM